A genomic window from Silene latifolia isolate original U9 population chromosome Y, ASM4854445v1, whole genome shotgun sequence includes:
- the LOC141629054 gene encoding secreted RxLR effector protein 161-like → MTCTRPDIAPAVGNLSRYTKNPSTLHCQAINRVLRYLKATKNYGLTYVGYPSVLEGYSDFSWINNVEDHSSTSGWVFLLGGGAISWASKKQTCISSSTMESEFIALAAAGKEAEWLRNLIYEIPLWPKPISPIAIHCDSAATLAKAYSQIYNGKLRHLGVRHSSIRELITDGVISFIFVRSQQNLADHLTKALAKNLVIKSVDGMGLKLV, encoded by the coding sequence ATGACTTGCACTAGACCAGATATAGCTCCTGCGGTGGGCAACTTAAGTCGATACACGAAGAATCCTAGTACTCTTCACTGTCAAGCAATTAATCGTGTATTGAGGTATCTAAAAGCTACCAAGAACTATGGACTAACATATGTGGGTTATCCTTCGGTACTAGAAGGTTACTCAGATTTTAGTTGGATAAACAATGTTGAAGATCACTCTTCAACAAGTGGTTGGGTATTTTTGCTTGGAGGAGGTGCTATTTCTTGGGCATCAAAAAAGCAAACTTGCATTTCTAGCTCAACCATGGAATCAGAATTTATTGCCTTGGCAGCAGCCGGAAAAGAGGCAGAATGGCTAAGGAATTTGATTTACGAAATTCCATTATGGCCAAAACCAATATCACCCATAGCTATACATTGTGATAGTGCTGCTACATTGGCTAAAGCTTATAGTCAAATATACAATGGCAAATTAAGACACTTGGGTGTTAGACATAGCTCGATACGTGAGCTGATAACTGATGGTGTTATTTCATTTATATTCGTGAGATCTCAACAAAATTTAGCTGATCATTTGACCAAAGCATTAGCTAAGAACTTGGTTATTAAGTCGGTTGACGGGATGGGTCTAAAACTCGTATAA